A single window of Cellulomonas sp. WB94 DNA harbors:
- a CDS encoding LacI family DNA-binding transcriptional regulator, translating to MTQSRVTIRDVAAAAGVSITTVSHVLTNASGKRIAAETRSRVHRAATDLGYAANPVARTLRTQRSQSVGLVGDEIATTPFAGKIILGAQDVVRKHDAVLLVTNTAYDAELEQREIRALLDRHVDGILYAAMYHRVLAVPAVLHGGPVVVLNARTEDPAVSWVVPDEYAGGWDAADVLVQAGHRVVGMVNNEDDIPASHLREAGFRARCAQAGLSDANITVVYASPLPEGAYGATVRLLAQENRPTGLFAFNDRMAMGAYRAAAVGGLRIPTDLSVVGFDNLEIIAEGLYPSLTSLTLPHYEMGAWAADQLYAQIDAPAGAPAPVRTAKLRCPVVHRASVTSPPR from the coding sequence ATGACTCAAAGCCGAGTCACGATCAGAGACGTTGCCGCCGCGGCGGGAGTGTCGATCACGACCGTCTCGCACGTCCTGACGAACGCCTCCGGCAAGCGCATCGCTGCGGAGACCCGGAGCAGGGTGCATCGCGCGGCGACCGACCTCGGGTACGCCGCCAACCCGGTGGCCCGCACCCTGCGCACGCAGCGTTCCCAGTCCGTCGGCCTCGTGGGCGACGAGATCGCCACAACGCCCTTCGCAGGCAAGATCATCCTCGGGGCACAGGACGTCGTGCGGAAGCACGACGCGGTCCTGCTCGTGACGAACACCGCGTACGACGCCGAGCTCGAGCAGCGGGAGATCCGCGCCCTGCTGGACCGGCACGTCGACGGCATCCTTTACGCCGCGATGTACCACCGGGTGCTGGCCGTCCCGGCGGTGCTGCACGGGGGACCGGTCGTGGTCCTGAACGCGAGGACCGAGGACCCGGCGGTCTCGTGGGTCGTTCCCGACGAGTACGCGGGCGGGTGGGACGCGGCCGACGTGCTCGTGCAGGCTGGCCACCGCGTCGTCGGGATGGTCAACAACGAGGACGACATCCCAGCGAGCCATCTGCGCGAGGCCGGGTTCCGGGCGCGGTGCGCTCAGGCAGGTCTGTCTGACGCCAACATCACCGTCGTGTACGCCTCACCGCTGCCCGAGGGAGCGTATGGCGCGACGGTCCGACTGCTTGCGCAGGAGAACCGCCCGACAGGGTTGTTCGCGTTCAACGACCGCATGGCGATGGGCGCCTACCGCGCCGCCGCCGTCGGTGGCCTGCGGATCCCGACGGACCTGTCGGTGGTCGGCTTCGACAACCTGGAGATCATCGCCGAGGGGCTATACCCGAGCCTGACAAGCCTGACCCTGCCGCACTACGAGATGGGTGCGTGGGCCGCCGATCAGCTCTACGCCCAGATCGACGCTCCGGCGGGCGCCCCGGCCCCCGTGCGGACCGCCAAGCTCCGATGCCCGGTCGTGCACCGGGCGTCGGTGACGTCGCCTCCCCGGTAG
- a CDS encoding TetR/AcrR family transcriptional regulator, translating into MPDQLSPTAADIREPEELNDVMEEPRRGRGRPRDPDLEARALSAALEVFGEKGWVAMTIDEVATRARVGKSSIYLRWPDKTSLLTDALREVQLGAAVEAAEGGAADGDLGEPVAEPLLRDYLIAHATRRANLYLSDAGIAMLRLYVEARAHPDVFADIRRRAITDFVLDERRRVEAAIQLVDGVSPMSTVQLLDAVEGAVFMHVLVTPPELVDRVRLNLADYIEQMVDNQLRAVGLSPLGS; encoded by the coding sequence GTGCCAGACCAGCTCTCACCGACCGCAGCAGACATCCGTGAGCCGGAGGAGCTCAACGACGTCATGGAGGAGCCCCGCCGCGGCCGTGGTCGCCCGCGCGACCCCGATCTTGAAGCGCGAGCCCTGAGCGCCGCCCTCGAGGTCTTTGGCGAGAAGGGCTGGGTCGCGATGACGATCGACGAGGTCGCCACGCGGGCACGCGTCGGCAAGTCTTCGATCTACCTGCGCTGGCCTGACAAGACGAGTCTTCTGACCGATGCGCTGCGCGAGGTGCAGCTGGGCGCAGCCGTCGAAGCGGCCGAGGGTGGCGCAGCTGACGGTGACCTCGGCGAGCCGGTCGCGGAGCCATTGCTGCGCGACTACCTCATCGCGCACGCCACGCGTCGGGCCAACTTGTACCTCAGCGACGCCGGGATCGCGATGCTGCGCCTGTACGTCGAGGCGCGCGCACACCCCGACGTCTTCGCGGACATCCGCCGCCGGGCGATCACGGACTTTGTCCTGGACGAGCGGCGACGCGTCGAGGCGGCGATCCAGCTCGTCGATGGGGTGTCGCCGATGTCGACCGTGCAGCTCCTCGACGCCGTCGAGGGCGCAGTCTTCATGCACGTCCTGGTGACTCCGCCCGAGCTGGTCGACCGGGTGCGGCTGAACCTCGCGGACTACATCGAGCAGATGGTCGACAACCAGCTGCGCGCGGTCGGCCTCAGCCCTCTCGGAAGTTGA
- a CDS encoding 4Fe-4S dicluster domain-containing protein has translation MGRGASTVKATTVPERLAANRFEIDEDESHIVIDQALCRATGTGKAIIAVCPAGVYSEREDGTIATDYAACLECGTCLAVAAPGALRWHYPRGGFGVNFREG, from the coding sequence ATGGGCAGGGGTGCGAGCACTGTGAAGGCGACGACGGTTCCCGAGCGACTGGCAGCGAACAGGTTCGAGATCGACGAGGACGAGTCCCACATCGTCATCGACCAGGCGCTGTGCCGGGCGACCGGCACCGGCAAGGCAATCATCGCCGTCTGCCCGGCGGGCGTGTACAGCGAGCGCGAGGACGGCACGATCGCCACCGACTACGCCGCGTGCCTCGAGTGCGGGACCTGCCTGGCCGTTGCGGCGCCGGGAGCGCTGCGCTGGCACTATCCGCGCGGTGGCTTCGGGGTCAACTTCCGAGAGGGCTGA
- a CDS encoding FAD-dependent oxidoreductase: protein MTTEAAEPDFDVIVVGAGPAGSVAAYRLARHGLSVVLIERGEAPGSKNLSGGVLYGRVLDTVFPGYVDQAPVERTITRHVTTFLTPDSAVGIDYRGSALAEPVNAVTVLRAKLDPWLAERAEEAGVFLMPGVRVDSLLTEPGPDGAVRVVGVRAGEDELRARVVVAADGVNSFLAQSIGLRAKPPTHHMAVGVKAVVQLPRQTIEDRFGLTGDQGAAHAIVGDCTLGIGGGGFMYTNTESLSLGVVLRLDDLLRSGRKVIDVFEHFLAHPGLAPYLRDGTVLEYGSHLVAEGGMEMVGEVTTDGMVVIGEAAGLTINNGLTVRGMDLAIGSAIAAADAIAEAVASGDTTKAGLAGYWRRLEEGFVLKDMRTYARAPKFLERTGMYGAYGELAAGLFHDVFSLDGSPRKHLLAVARDALRKSPVSVRQLVSDGWAGVRAL from the coding sequence GTGACCACCGAGGCCGCCGAGCCCGACTTCGACGTCATCGTCGTCGGCGCCGGCCCGGCCGGCTCGGTCGCTGCCTACCGCCTGGCGAGGCACGGGCTGTCAGTCGTGCTCATCGAGCGCGGCGAGGCACCCGGGTCCAAGAACCTGTCGGGCGGCGTCCTCTACGGGCGGGTGCTCGACACGGTCTTCCCCGGCTACGTCGACCAGGCGCCCGTCGAACGGACCATCACGCGGCACGTGACGACGTTCCTCACCCCGGACTCGGCGGTCGGCATCGACTACCGCGGCTCGGCGCTGGCCGAGCCGGTCAACGCCGTCACGGTGCTGCGCGCGAAGCTCGACCCGTGGCTCGCGGAACGGGCGGAGGAAGCCGGCGTCTTCCTGATGCCCGGCGTGCGGGTCGACTCGCTGCTCACCGAGCCGGGTCCGGACGGTGCGGTGCGCGTCGTCGGCGTCCGCGCCGGGGAAGACGAGCTGCGGGCTCGCGTCGTCGTCGCGGCCGACGGCGTCAACTCTTTCCTTGCGCAGTCGATCGGGCTGCGCGCCAAGCCGCCGACGCACCACATGGCCGTGGGGGTCAAGGCCGTCGTGCAGCTTCCGCGGCAGACGATCGAGGACCGGTTCGGCCTGACCGGCGACCAGGGCGCTGCGCACGCGATCGTCGGCGACTGCACGCTCGGCATCGGGGGCGGTGGGTTCATGTACACCAACACCGAGTCGCTGTCCCTCGGCGTCGTGCTGCGGCTCGACGACCTCCTGCGCTCGGGACGCAAGGTCATCGACGTCTTCGAGCACTTCCTCGCGCACCCGGGGCTCGCGCCCTACCTGCGCGACGGGACGGTTCTCGAGTACGGCTCCCACCTCGTCGCCGAGGGCGGCATGGAGATGGTCGGCGAGGTGACCACGGACGGCATGGTGGTCATCGGTGAGGCAGCCGGCCTGACGATCAACAACGGCCTGACGGTGCGCGGGATGGACCTCGCGATCGGCTCCGCCATCGCCGCGGCCGACGCCATCGCCGAGGCGGTCGCGAGCGGCGACACCACCAAGGCCGGGCTCGCGGGCTACTGGCGCCGGCTCGAGGAGGGCTTCGTGCTCAAGGACATGCGCACGTACGCGAGGGCACCGAAGTTCCTCGAGCGCACCGGGATGTACGGCGCGTACGGCGAGCTCGCGGCCGGCCTCTTCCACGACGTGTTCAGCCTCGACGGGTCGCCGCGCAAGCATCTCCTCGCGGTGGCGCGCGATGCGCTGCGCAAGTCCCCGGTGAGCGTGCGACAGCTGGTCAGCGACGGATGGGCAGGGGTGCGAGCACTGTGA
- a CDS encoding electron transfer flavoprotein subunit alpha/FixB family protein — protein MNVTSQSWVVLADDPAVSALVEAARVLGTEVVALVVGRREIAEQTARAGVDQVVWLGEPTDGTPVEAYAGEVARIIADAAPRVVLGAATPAGRVMLGAVAARLHAPVLAGIGSVELAGDQVVVSRTVLGGIAEHRTAVSGGTAVLALAPGAPADAAGVPVAIEEVPATPTTSATITDVRVKEQAKVDLGAARTVVAIGRGLKTREDLALVNDLAEAIGGEVACSRPLAEGVDWVAKERYVGISGQHIAPDLYVAIGISGQLQHMVGVRGAKVVVAINSDKAAPIFAQCDYGIVGDLYQVVPALTAALGAGA, from the coding sequence ATGAACGTCACATCCCAGTCGTGGGTCGTCCTCGCCGACGACCCCGCTGTCAGCGCCCTCGTCGAGGCTGCGCGCGTGCTCGGCACCGAGGTCGTCGCTCTCGTCGTCGGGCGCCGTGAGATCGCCGAGCAGACGGCCCGCGCCGGCGTCGACCAGGTGGTCTGGCTCGGCGAGCCTACCGACGGAACCCCCGTCGAGGCCTACGCGGGCGAGGTCGCCCGGATCATTGCCGACGCGGCGCCCCGGGTCGTCCTCGGCGCCGCCACTCCCGCGGGCCGGGTGATGCTGGGTGCGGTCGCGGCCCGGCTGCACGCGCCGGTCCTAGCGGGCATCGGCAGCGTCGAGCTCGCGGGCGACCAGGTCGTCGTGAGCCGGACCGTCCTCGGCGGCATCGCCGAGCACCGGACCGCGGTCAGCGGCGGGACCGCGGTGCTCGCGCTCGCACCCGGAGCGCCGGCCGATGCGGCCGGCGTCCCAGTCGCGATCGAGGAGGTGCCAGCCACGCCGACGACCAGCGCGACGATCACCGACGTGCGCGTCAAGGAGCAGGCCAAGGTCGACCTCGGCGCGGCACGCACGGTGGTGGCCATCGGCCGGGGGCTCAAGACGCGCGAGGACCTGGCACTCGTCAACGACCTCGCCGAGGCGATCGGCGGCGAGGTCGCGTGCTCGAGGCCGCTCGCGGAGGGCGTCGACTGGGTCGCCAAGGAGCGCTACGTCGGCATCTCGGGCCAGCACATCGCGCCGGACCTCTACGTCGCGATCGGCATCTCGGGCCAGCTCCAGCACATGGTCGGGGTCCGCGGGGCGAAGGTCGTCGTGGCGATCAACTCCGACAAGGCCGCGCCGATCTTCGCGCAGTGCGACTACGGCATCGTCGGCGACCTCTACCAGGTCGTCCCGGCGCTGACCGCCGCGCTCGGGGCCGGAGCGTGA
- a CDS encoding electron transfer flavoprotein subunit alpha has protein sequence MKIVVAYKWAPNPQDADVRPDGSVDWSRAKNAVSEYDPVAFELARRLADATGGEVVGLTVGAASIDTPLARKAALSRGLDRLVMVADDALAGADGTRLAGVLAAGVRAIGDVDVVLAGDSSVDIAEGQVAMTLAGELGWLGLNAVSSVTAGDGGVVVERGLPSGVATLAVTGPVVLAASSDAVVARVPGMKDILGAAKKPVELVALTDLAVPAAEVALVTLATAKPDAGARQGVVLDGADPAAAVAQLVGALRQARAL, from the coding sequence ATGAAGATCGTCGTCGCCTACAAGTGGGCACCGAACCCGCAGGACGCCGATGTGCGCCCAGACGGCTCCGTCGACTGGAGCCGGGCCAAGAACGCCGTCAGCGAGTACGACCCGGTCGCGTTCGAGCTCGCGCGTCGTCTCGCCGACGCCACGGGCGGGGAGGTCGTCGGACTCACGGTCGGCGCCGCATCGATCGACACGCCGCTCGCACGCAAGGCGGCACTGTCGCGCGGGCTCGACCGGCTCGTCATGGTGGCCGACGACGCGCTCGCCGGCGCCGACGGCACCCGGCTCGCCGGGGTCCTCGCCGCCGGGGTCCGGGCGATCGGCGACGTCGACGTGGTCCTCGCGGGCGACTCCTCGGTCGACATCGCCGAGGGCCAGGTCGCGATGACGCTCGCGGGCGAGCTCGGCTGGCTCGGGCTCAACGCGGTCAGCAGCGTGACGGCCGGTGACGGGGGAGTCGTCGTCGAGCGCGGCCTGCCGTCGGGCGTCGCGACGCTCGCGGTCACGGGTCCCGTCGTCCTGGCCGCATCGAGCGACGCGGTCGTCGCGCGCGTCCCCGGGATGAAGGACATCCTCGGCGCGGCCAAGAAGCCGGTCGAGCTCGTCGCCCTGACCGACCTCGCGGTCCCGGCCGCCGAGGTCGCCCTCGTCACTCTGGCCACCGCGAAGCCGGACGCCGGCGCGCGACAAGGCGTCGTCCTCGACGGCGCCGACCCCGCCGCCGCCGTTGCCCAGCTGGTCGGCGCGCTGCGCCAGGCCCGGGCCCTCTAG
- a CDS encoding acyl-CoA dehydrogenase family protein, translating to MDFGLTDEQQLLLESLDELLERECPESYIADLDATHQPPTTFRRAMNEAGFGSLGFPEEFGGTPSDALTLVMLAERVARQGLNNGYGLELLQAKDILEFGSPEQQQEILGLLAAGDVPFALGFTEPGAGSDNSAMTTSAVHHDGVVTFNGTKTLITNALQSKYLLLMAKNPDVEDPRKAISMYLVPMDAPGVTTNRLEKILWHISDSCEIFLDDVTLPESCLVGVKGNGFKQLMRNFELERLVIAANCLGMAQCAFDDAATYAAQRVQFGKPIGSFQLIQLKLTDMAIKLENIRNFVYKTAWMVDQGEPLKSQGALCKRYSAMAAFEVADEAMQIFGGVGVTIGTRVSRLWLDLRGHRFGGGTDEIMVHIAGRQIVKDHS from the coding sequence ATGGACTTCGGACTGACCGACGAGCAGCAGCTGCTCCTGGAGAGCCTCGACGAGCTGCTCGAGCGCGAGTGCCCCGAGTCGTACATCGCCGACCTGGATGCCACGCACCAGCCGCCGACGACCTTCCGCCGCGCGATGAACGAGGCCGGCTTCGGCTCGCTCGGCTTCCCCGAGGAGTTCGGCGGCACCCCGAGCGACGCGCTGACCCTCGTGATGCTCGCCGAGCGGGTCGCGCGGCAGGGACTGAACAACGGCTACGGACTCGAGCTGCTCCAGGCCAAGGACATCCTCGAGTTCGGCTCGCCCGAGCAGCAGCAGGAGATCCTCGGCCTCCTCGCCGCCGGAGACGTGCCGTTCGCGCTCGGCTTCACCGAGCCGGGTGCCGGCTCGGACAACTCGGCGATGACGACGAGCGCCGTCCACCACGACGGCGTCGTGACGTTCAACGGCACCAAGACGCTCATCACGAACGCGCTGCAGTCCAAGTACCTGCTGCTCATGGCCAAGAACCCTGACGTCGAGGACCCGCGCAAGGCGATCTCGATGTACCTGGTGCCGATGGACGCACCGGGCGTGACCACGAACCGGCTCGAGAAGATCCTGTGGCACATCTCGGACTCGTGCGAGATCTTCCTCGACGACGTCACGCTGCCCGAGTCCTGCCTCGTCGGCGTCAAGGGCAACGGCTTCAAGCAGCTCATGCGCAACTTCGAGCTGGAACGTCTCGTCATCGCAGCCAACTGCCTGGGCATGGCCCAGTGCGCGTTCGACGACGCCGCCACGTACGCCGCGCAGCGCGTGCAGTTCGGCAAGCCGATCGGCTCGTTCCAGCTCATCCAGCTCAAGCTCACCGACATGGCGATCAAGCTCGAGAACATCCGCAACTTCGTCTACAAGACGGCCTGGATGGTCGACCAGGGCGAGCCGCTCAAGAGCCAGGGCGCACTGTGCAAGCGGTACTCCGCGATGGCCGCGTTCGAGGTCGCCGACGAGGCGATGCAGATCTTCGGCGGCGTCGGCGTGACCATCGGCACGCGCGTCTCGCGGCTCTGGCTCGACCTGCGCGGGCACCGGTTCGGCGGCGGCACCGACGAGATCATGGTCCACATCGCCGGCCGCCAGATCGTCAAGGACCACAGCTGA
- a CDS encoding acyl CoA:acetate/3-ketoacid CoA transferase, producing the protein MTQVITPAEAAELVKDGDAVALSGFGMACVNEETLIALEARFLDQGAPRNLTVMHASAVGNRRDKGMSHLGHDGLIKRWIGGIAIASPVLAKLIEADGCEAYNLPQGVITQLYREIAGKRPGVITKVGLGTFVDPRVEGARMSPSSVEDIVQVIELAGEEWLFYPSFPIDVALIRGTVADEDGNLTLTHEGLKMEVLPIAQAAHNSGGVVIAQVESIAAAGSLDPNDVKVPGILIDYLVVSQPENHFQTENTYYNPSFSGQLRIPMSDVTSIPLSERKVIARRCAMELAPHTVLNLGVGIPADVGTVVAEEGVSDQILLTTEAGAIGGVPAGLKDFGHAYNPQALVDMHSQFDFYDGGGLDVAVLGLAQSDAAGNVNVSKFGSRVAGCGGFINICQSAKKLIFAGTFTAGGLVVEVTDGSLDVVTEGRAHKFLDHVEQITFSGPFSATRGQTVLYVTERAVFELIDGVMTLIEIAPGVDLQTDVLDQMDFAPTISPDLALMPAGIFREVWGELGTQITSARPATTPALVGKA; encoded by the coding sequence GTGACTCAGGTCATCACGCCGGCCGAGGCCGCCGAGCTTGTCAAGGACGGCGACGCCGTCGCCCTGAGCGGGTTCGGCATGGCATGTGTCAACGAGGAGACGCTCATCGCCCTCGAGGCCCGGTTCCTCGACCAGGGCGCTCCGCGCAACCTCACCGTCATGCATGCCAGCGCGGTCGGCAACCGCCGCGACAAGGGCATGAGCCACCTCGGCCACGACGGCCTGATCAAGCGCTGGATCGGCGGCATCGCGATCGCCTCGCCCGTGCTGGCCAAGCTCATCGAGGCCGACGGGTGCGAGGCCTACAACCTCCCTCAAGGAGTCATCACCCAGCTGTACCGCGAGATCGCAGGCAAGCGCCCCGGCGTCATCACCAAAGTCGGGCTCGGGACGTTCGTCGACCCGCGCGTCGAGGGTGCCCGAATGTCGCCGTCGAGCGTCGAGGACATCGTCCAGGTCATCGAGCTCGCCGGCGAGGAGTGGCTGTTCTACCCGTCGTTCCCGATCGACGTGGCCCTGATCCGTGGCACCGTCGCGGACGAGGACGGCAACCTCACGCTCACGCACGAGGGCCTGAAGATGGAGGTCCTGCCGATCGCGCAGGCCGCGCACAACAGCGGCGGCGTCGTCATCGCGCAGGTCGAGTCCATCGCCGCCGCCGGCAGCCTGGACCCCAATGACGTCAAGGTGCCGGGAATCCTCATCGACTACCTCGTCGTCTCGCAGCCCGAGAACCACTTCCAGACGGAGAACACGTACTACAACCCGTCGTTCTCCGGCCAGCTGCGCATCCCGATGTCCGACGTGACGTCGATCCCGCTGAGCGAGCGCAAGGTCATCGCGCGCCGCTGCGCGATGGAGCTGGCCCCGCACACCGTGCTCAACCTCGGCGTGGGCATCCCCGCCGACGTCGGCACGGTCGTGGCCGAGGAGGGCGTCAGCGACCAGATCCTGCTCACGACCGAGGCCGGCGCCATCGGCGGAGTCCCCGCGGGGCTCAAGGACTTCGGGCACGCCTACAACCCCCAGGCGCTCGTCGACATGCACTCGCAGTTCGACTTCTACGACGGGGGCGGTCTGGACGTCGCGGTCCTCGGGCTGGCCCAGAGCGACGCGGCCGGCAACGTCAACGTCTCGAAGTTCGGGTCGCGGGTCGCCGGGTGCGGCGGCTTCATCAACATCTGCCAGTCGGCCAAGAAGCTCATCTTCGCCGGGACCTTCACCGCGGGCGGACTCGTGGTCGAGGTGACCGACGGATCGCTCGACGTCGTCACCGAGGGCCGCGCCCACAAGTTCCTCGACCACGTCGAGCAGATCACGTTCAGCGGCCCGTTCTCCGCCACGCGCGGCCAGACGGTCCTTTACGTCACCGAACGCGCCGTCTTCGAGCTGATCGACGGCGTCATGACGCTCATCGAGATCGCGCCCGGTGTCGACCTGCAGACCGATGTCCTGGACCAGATGGACTTCGCCCCCACCATCTCCCCCGACCTCGCACTGATGCCTGCCGGCATCTTCCGCGAGGTCTGGGGCGAGCTCGGCACCCAGATCACCTCAGCGCGGCCGGCAACGACGCCCGCGCTCGTCGGAAAGGCCTGA
- a CDS encoding OFA family MFS transporter — protein sequence MPTINRWRVLTGSVLILLCTGAIYAFSVFAGPLSAAHDWTMPQVMNAFIINGAIAPIPMILGGFIIDRGGARWSITIGAILFALGFILTGSATSTAQLYLFYGLIAGLGQGFAYSGCLNNTIKLFPDRRGFAAGVLTAGMGAGAVIAAPVARALIDSVGVGATFVRMGVVYAVVVVAATLLIRPAPVGFLPTGWTPPTGTPAVVNSTWAQMLRTPAFYLIFVMLTAGAFSGLMIASQLSPIAQTSMFAISAATAALLVSVYSICNALGRFAWGALSDRIGYTNAIAFIYAVVALSLAVLLTVHSTLGFVVGIVGLGLCFGGVMGVFPALTMKTYGPRFQGMNYGIMFTGYSVAAYFGPKIGATLGGGAKGDYTTPFVIAIVVALVGLGLTLALSRLGRTSVTETATPQPARATS from the coding sequence ATGCCCACGATCAACCGGTGGCGTGTCCTCACCGGATCCGTCCTCATCCTGCTGTGCACGGGCGCGATCTATGCGTTCTCCGTGTTCGCCGGGCCGCTGAGCGCGGCGCACGACTGGACGATGCCCCAGGTGATGAACGCCTTCATCATCAACGGTGCGATCGCCCCGATCCCCATGATCCTCGGCGGCTTCATCATCGACCGGGGGGGTGCGCGCTGGTCGATCACGATCGGCGCGATCCTCTTCGCGCTGGGGTTCATCCTCACCGGCTCCGCCACCAGCACGGCCCAGCTCTACCTCTTCTACGGCCTGATCGCCGGGCTGGGCCAGGGCTTCGCCTACTCGGGCTGCCTCAACAACACGATCAAGCTCTTCCCTGACCGTCGCGGGTTCGCCGCCGGCGTGCTCACCGCGGGCATGGGCGCCGGTGCCGTCATCGCCGCCCCCGTCGCCCGGGCCCTGATCGACTCCGTCGGGGTCGGTGCGACGTTCGTCCGCATGGGCGTCGTCTACGCGGTCGTGGTCGTCGCGGCCACGCTTCTCATCCGGCCCGCACCGGTCGGCTTCCTGCCCACCGGCTGGACGCCGCCCACCGGGACGCCCGCGGTCGTCAACAGCACGTGGGCGCAGATGCTGCGCACCCCGGCGTTCTACCTCATCTTCGTGATGCTGACCGCGGGTGCCTTCTCGGGCCTGATGATCGCCTCCCAGCTGTCGCCGATCGCCCAGACCAGCATGTTCGCGATCTCCGCCGCCACGGCGGCGCTCCTGGTGTCGGTCTACTCGATCTGCAACGCCCTCGGCCGCTTCGCCTGGGGTGCACTGTCAGACCGCATCGGGTACACCAACGCGATCGCCTTCATCTACGCAGTCGTGGCACTGTCCCTCGCCGTCCTGCTCACGGTGCACTCGACCTTGGGCTTCGTGGTGGGCATCGTCGGGCTCGGCCTGTGCTTCGGCGGCGTGATGGGCGTCTTCCCGGCCCTGACGATGAAGACTTACGGCCCACGCTTCCAGGGGATGAACTACGGGATCATGTTCACGGGCTACTCCGTAGCCGCGTACTTCGGACCCAAGATCGGCGCCACGCTCGGTGGAGGCGCCAAGGGCGACTACACCACGCCGTTCGTTATCGCGATCGTGGTGGCCCTCGTGGGCCTGGGGCTGACGCTGGCCCTGTCCCGCCTCGGCCGCACGAGTGTCACCGAAACGGCGACCCCGCAGCCGGCCCGGGCAACATCCTGA
- a CDS encoding AMP-binding protein codes for MNPDLSPATALAQLARRRPATVSVVADDGAVLTSSRLQDATVALAGLLASGGVRPGDRVVYAGRNSPAALLTLLAAAHLGAVYVPLNFRLAPAEARIALDHCTPHTLVVEDELAALYAIAGRHVPVCLTARDAASAPTPAAVPPRRVLGADDLALIMYTSGTSGRPKGVMLTHGNLWWSQRNVDEVFDTRRDDVTLAVAPMFHIGGLNAFTLRTLLHGGTVLLRRTFDPERTLDDLASGTVASVFGVPAMFAAVARCDRFTTAELSGVRAAIIGGAPTPPGLLDSYRARGLDLRPSWGMTELAPSATHLPAPCLASQPGSVGIPLPYTRIRLVSSETGEDVCEPGRTGELWVAGPQVTPGYWQDEEATRAALTPDGWLRSGDLAVRAADGCLTLVGRCTEAINTGGEKVIPGEVERSLGTLVGVSEVVVVGAPDPAWGETVVAVLECDGPVAPTLAEVRELAARTIARFKLPTRIVCVADLPRTATGKVDRCAAKALAAASAEA; via the coding sequence ATGAACCCCGACCTCAGCCCCGCCACCGCGCTCGCCCAGCTCGCGCGACGCCGACCAGCGACCGTCTCGGTCGTCGCGGACGATGGCGCGGTGCTGACCTCGAGCCGTCTGCAGGACGCGACAGTCGCCCTGGCCGGGCTGCTCGCGTCCGGGGGCGTCCGACCGGGCGACCGGGTCGTCTACGCGGGCCGGAACAGCCCGGCGGCCCTGCTGACCCTGCTCGCCGCCGCGCACCTCGGCGCGGTGTACGTGCCGCTGAACTTCAGGCTCGCGCCTGCCGAGGCGCGCATCGCTCTGGACCACTGCACACCCCACACGCTCGTCGTCGAGGACGAGCTCGCCGCTCTGTACGCGATCGCCGGCCGACACGTCCCGGTGTGCCTGACTGCGCGCGACGCCGCGAGCGCCCCGACGCCGGCCGCGGTCCCGCCGCGACGAGTTCTCGGGGCCGACGACCTCGCTCTCATCATGTACACCTCGGGCACCTCGGGCCGTCCCAAGGGCGTCATGCTCACCCATGGCAACCTCTGGTGGAGCCAGCGCAACGTCGACGAGGTGTTCGACACGCGCCGCGACGACGTGACGCTCGCGGTCGCCCCTATGTTCCACATCGGCGGCCTCAACGCGTTCACGCTGCGCACGCTCCTGCATGGCGGAACCGTCCTCCTGCGCCGGACGTTCGACCCCGAACGCACACTCGACGACCTCGCGAGTGGAACTGTTGCCTCGGTGTTCGGGGTCCCCGCGATGTTCGCGGCGGTCGCCCGGTGCGACCGGTTCACCACCGCCGAGCTCTCCGGCGTCCGGGCCGCCATCATCGGCGGGGCCCCCACACCGCCAGGCCTGCTCGACAGCTACCGGGCGCGGGGGCTGGATCTGCGGCCGTCGTGGGGCATGACCGAGCTCGCCCCCTCCGCGACCCACCTTCCCGCCCCGTGCCTCGCCAGCCAGCCGGGCTCGGTCGGCATCCCGCTGCCGTACACCCGCATCCGGCTCGTATCCTCGGAGACCGGTGAGGACGTGTGCGAGCCCGGCCGCACAGGCGAGCTGTGGGTCGCCGGGCCCCAGGTCACCCCGGGGTACTGGCAGGACGAGGAGGCCACCCGCGCCGCCCTCACCCCCGACGGTTGGCTGCGCAGCGGTGATCTCGCGGTGCGCGCCGCGGACGGCTGCCTCACGCTCGTCGGGCGCTGCACCGAGGCGATCAACACCGGGGGGGAGAAGGTCATCCCCGGCGAGGTCGAGCGGTCGCTCGGCACTCTCGTCGGGGTGTCCGAGGTCGTCGTCGTCGGTGCACCGGATCCCGCGTGGGGCGAGACGGTCGTCGCGGTGCTGGAGTGCGACGGCCCGGTGGCGCCGACGCTCGCCGAGGTGCGCGAGCTCGCGGCGCGCACGATCGCCCGCTTCAAGCTGCCGACCCGGATAGTCTGCGTCGCCGACCTCCCACGAACCGCCACCGGCAAGGTCGACCGATGCGCAGCCAAGGCGTTGGCGGCTGCCTCGGCGGAGGCCTGA